DNA sequence from the Lysinibacillus sp. OF-1 genome:
ATGTATAGAATTTCTTACGATTGTGTACAAAGTCAAAGCGATCAAATTTCGTTGATAAATCTAATGCACCAATATTTTCATCCAGACTATGTTGTTTTGATTTCGCAATACCATACCAGGCTGGATTATTGAAATAGCCACTGTTCACAAGTAAACCTAATAGTACACGTGAGCCCCACACTGCTGTTAAGAAGCTCAATAAAATACTAATGATTAATGTTGTAGCGAATCCTTTAACAGAGCTTGTCCCAAAGTAGAATAGTACACCTGCTGCTAATAATGTAGTTAGCTGTGCATCAACAATGGCTGATAAAGATTGTTTAGAGCCTAGTAGGAAGGCTTGCTTCGCTGAGTAGCCGACACGTAATTCTTCTCGAATACGTTCTGCTGCTAAAATATTGGCATCTACTGCCATTCCTATACCAAGCACAATGGCTGCTATACCAGGAAGCGTTAAGACTGCATTAATCCAATCAAATACAACCAGTACTAGGAATGTAAATACACCAAGTGTGATGATCGAAATAAAGCCTGGTAAACGATAGTAGAATAGCATAAATAAGAAAATGATCACTACGCCAACAATACCAGCGAAAATAGTGCTTTTCAGTGCTTCATCACCAAATTGAGCACCCACAGAAGTTGAATAAATTTCATCAAGTTTAACAGGTAATGCCCCTGCATTTAAAATACCTGATAGATTTTTTGTTTCTTCAACAGAGAAATTACCACTTATCATTACATCTGTTGTATTTAATGTTTGAGAAACTGTTGCTGCAGATGCATAGCGAGGCTTCGCTTTCTGTGATTCCGCTTTATAAGAATCAACACCCTCTTCGAAGTCTAACCATACAACCAATAAATTTTGTCCTGCGGGTTTCGCAGCAATCTTACTTGTTACATCAGCAAATTTTTTCGCATCTTTTAATTTTAGCGAAACAATTGGGCGATTTTGTTGGTCAAAGGAAGCACTTGCTCCATTTTCTTTTAGATCATCTCCATCTAATAATAAATTATCATCAACATCACGGAATGTTAAATTCGCAGAAGTAGACAATAACTTACGTGCAGATTCTTGATCTTCAACACCTGCTAATTGCACACGGATTCGGTTTTCTCCCTCAACTTGAATGCTAGGTTCACTTACCCCAATAGCATTTACACGGTTGCCAAGAGCTGTTGCCGTAGCAGTGACAATTTCAGGTGTAATTTTTTGACCATCTTTTAATTCATTTACCTCGTAAAGTACTTCAAACCCGCCCTGTAAGTCAAGACCAAGCTTGATGTCCTTTAAGACGCCGTTTACAGTCGTACTAATTCCTGCTGCGAAAAGCACTAGAATTAATAGGAATGCAACTATACGACTTTTTAGTTTCATCAATAAATCCTCCTCGAATTGGTGTAAGGGCTGTCCTTACACGCCAAACAAGTAACTAGCAATACCTTTTGAAACGTTTAATCCTCCTTTTCCTTTAGAATCGTGTTACCTGTGTCTCAAAAAGGTTGCTCTACTTATTCAATCGTTCATAACGCGCAAGTTTATCTTTGTATTATTAGGTACTAGCCTTCCAAATGCAAGTAAAAGAGCATTCAAGACTTATGTAAGTAAAAACTTATTCAAAATAAAAAAAGCGCAACACACTTATTATGAAACAGGTTGCGCTTGGTGTCAATTCAACACATTTAGGATTCTTTGAAATATTGTAAAATTTGACACATCCTTGATTACGTTCTAACTGGACCAAGCAGTAATTGTAATTCTTCCATACCTACTTCTTCAAACCAATTATTACTTTGTAAAAACTCTACTTGATTAAATGAGACAATATCAGATGGTGATACCGCAAAAATGGTCGCAATCACCTCATGTAAACGTAGCTGTTCGATTTTCTTTTTACGCCATTTTTTTTCAATACAGTAGCGCCAAAGTTCTTCCGCCGTAATGGCATCATATTGATAATGTTTGAACTCTGCCATCTTACTATCAATTGCCGGACGGATTTTTTCAAATAGTTGCTCATATTGCATACTCATTTTGAATCATCTCCAATCAAAGTCGTAACGTAAGACATGTTTGCATACAAATAGTGTAAATGAATTTTTGCGGCTTGAGAAGGGACGGATGGCATGAGTTCTTTTGTAAGAGGTACATTATTTTTAATGTTCGTGATTTTTTTATCTAAACTTTTTGGCTTCTTTTATAGAATGCAATTTATGCGTATTGCTGGTGAAGAGGCTGTCGGCATTTATATGACCGTCTATCCAGCATTTATTTTCTTTATCTCACTCATTCAACTTGGACTACCTATCGCTGTAGCTAAAATCGTGGCAGAATTACTAGCAAAAAATAAGCGCGAAAACATCTTTGGTGTCATGCGTACGGCCATTCTTTGGTCATTCATTGGTATGATCATTTTTATGCCACTCGTTGCACTCACAATACCATATATTTCGACGACGCTCTTACATAATGAACAGACAACATTTACGCTATGGATTGCGCTCTTTGCTGTACCTGTGTCCGTTGGATCTGGGTTATTACGTGCTTATTTACAGGGTGTAGCTAAAATTACCCCAACTGCTTGGGCTCAAATGATTGAGCAAATTGTCCGAATTAGCTTCATTACGTTAATGCTGCCTTATGTGGCTAATTACAATAATGCGGCTGTTACTGCGGCTGCTGCAATGGGTATTACACTTCTTGCTGAGGTTGTAGCATTCCTCTATTTATGGCTACATTATATCGTTTCGAAAAAGAGACTATTGACGCGTAAAACTAAAATCGAAGGCTACCCTGCATCACCCATGCTACGTATTGCCCTTCCCTCTGCGGGCAGTAAGCTGTTTGGTTCTTTCACTTGGTTTTTAGAACCGATTATCTTTTTAAAAGCTTTGACAGTCGCAGGTTTAACTGCTTCTGCTGCTACTATTTTATATGGTGTCATCTCTGGTGTTTTAGTACCCTTACTATTATTTCCAGCTTTTGTATCAACAGCCTTATCCATTGTAC
Encoded proteins:
- the secDF gene encoding protein translocase subunit SecDF, with protein sequence MKLKSRIVAFLLILVLFAAGISTTVNGVLKDIKLGLDLQGGFEVLYEVNELKDGQKITPEIVTATATALGNRVNAIGVSEPSIQVEGENRIRVQLAGVEDQESARKLLSTSANLTFRDVDDNLLLDGDDLKENGASASFDQQNRPIVSLKLKDAKKFADVTSKIAAKPAGQNLLVVWLDFEEGVDSYKAESQKAKPRYASAATVSQTLNTTDVMISGNFSVEETKNLSGILNAGALPVKLDEIYSTSVGAQFGDEALKSTIFAGIVGVVIIFLFMLFYYRLPGFISIITLGVFTFLVLVVFDWINAVLTLPGIAAIVLGIGMAVDANILAAERIREELRVGYSAKQAFLLGSKQSLSAIVDAQLTTLLAAGVLFYFGTSSVKGFATTLIISILLSFLTAVWGSRVLLGLLVNSGYFNNPAWYGIAKSKQHSLDENIGALDLSTKFDRFDFVHNRKKFYTFSLAILVAGLVVLGIFRLNLGIDFSSGTRIQIEADQTLTKEAVEKYVDSIGFPSEDVVLSGEKSTSAVVRYKTDLSQADILKFQKETTEEYGHKPTVSTVSPTVGKELVKNAIKALSLAALGIIIYVAIRFEWRMGVGAIVSLLHDVFLIVAVFSFMRLEVDITFIAAVLTIVGYSINDTIVTFDRMRENLDRYDTINDREILANIVNKSLRQTMGRSVNTVLTVIIVVVSLLIFGAPSIQNFSIALLIGLITGMYSSICIAAQIWYSLKIREMKKSDGKLLKKEKKQWGTDEPTV
- a CDS encoding post-transcriptional regulator, whose protein sequence is MSMQYEQLFEKIRPAIDSKMAEFKHYQYDAITAEELWRYCIEKKWRKKKIEQLRLHEVIATIFAVSPSDIVSFNQVEFLQSNNWFEEVGMEELQLLLGPVRT
- a CDS encoding putative polysaccharide biosynthesis protein, coding for MSSFVRGTLFLMFVIFLSKLFGFFYRMQFMRIAGEEAVGIYMTVYPAFIFFISLIQLGLPIAVAKIVAELLAKNKRENIFGVMRTAILWSFIGMIIFMPLVALTIPYISTTLLHNEQTTFTLWIALFAVPVSVGSGLLRAYLQGVAKITPTAWAQMIEQIVRISFITLMLPYVANYNNAAVTAAAAMGITLLAEVVAFLYLWLHYIVSKKRLLTRKTKIEGYPASPMLRIALPSAGSKLFGSFTWFLEPIIFLKALTVAGLTASAATILYGVISGVLVPLLLFPAFVSTALSIVLIPAVSDAVARQHIPLLQERISVSLRLSSLVGCFAATYFFVHGDELAMKLFHLEENRGYVKILAPIFYFYYIQSPLHSILQAIGEARAAMMNSIYGGLGKLFVMFVLASQPGIQEKGAVVAIGFGVLLTSFLHIATVRQRKNLRAGFRMFVVPYSCFIAVCVAQYFLIPILSLPFILSSGVTLFLLFTFLLFTNQLRITDFRYIKKLAKKV